The following coding sequences are from one Luteolibacter yonseiensis window:
- a CDS encoding DUF4350 domain-containing protein, with product MLLAVLVITGCDYTEVKREIGYKGKARINPWLAAERFCEQYDGEVRSLAVWTAPQYDDAIWFVPASVPSNTSYIRQLESWVEEGGHLVLLVEHADAESSDWSRHAMPPDLEPVLLEMLDRAGIELKPDAAGRGEVTAERIRFRKESYEVDAKSDAGVARKGGKQGVFASVRSGDGRITVLTDARIFRNRWIGDKDHAALLDALVAATEYEGNIGFLRGSGLSLWGLLKDHLWPVLVGLALLMALWLWRSFSRFGPIESADAGSPLRGYDHHLEALGDFQWRLDRAAALLVPLREQIIERGQRIRARAGRRDDDFIQFLAERAEIPRERVHRALVEAAPADSAILTRTTADLQRLLQVLH from the coding sequence ATGCTGTTGGCGGTTCTGGTCATCACGGGATGTGATTATACCGAGGTGAAGCGTGAGATCGGCTACAAGGGAAAGGCACGTATCAATCCCTGGCTCGCCGCCGAGCGGTTTTGCGAACAATACGATGGTGAGGTCCGTTCGCTCGCGGTATGGACGGCTCCGCAATACGACGATGCGATATGGTTCGTGCCGGCGTCCGTTCCCAGCAATACGAGCTACATCCGCCAGTTGGAAAGCTGGGTGGAAGAAGGGGGGCATCTGGTTCTGCTGGTGGAACATGCGGACGCGGAATCCAGCGACTGGTCCCGCCATGCGATGCCTCCGGATCTCGAACCGGTCCTCCTGGAGATGTTGGATCGCGCGGGGATCGAATTGAAGCCGGACGCCGCGGGTCGTGGGGAGGTGACCGCGGAAAGGATCCGCTTCCGGAAGGAATCCTACGAGGTTGATGCGAAGTCGGATGCCGGTGTGGCCCGCAAGGGCGGGAAACAGGGCGTGTTCGCATCTGTCAGAAGCGGGGACGGCCGCATCACGGTTCTGACGGACGCCAGGATTTTCCGCAACCGCTGGATCGGCGACAAGGATCATGCGGCATTGCTTGACGCCCTCGTCGCAGCCACCGAATACGAGGGCAACATCGGTTTCCTGCGGGGATCAGGCTTGTCGCTCTGGGGCTTGCTGAAAGACCATCTGTGGCCCGTGCTGGTGGGGCTGGCCCTTCTCATGGCGTTGTGGCTTTGGAGGAGTTTCAGCCGTTTCGGCCCCATCGAGTCGGCGGACGCCGGTTCCCCCTTGCGTGGTTATGACCATCATCTGGAAGCCCTCGGTGATTTCCAATGGCGGCTCGATCGGGCCGCCGCCCTTCTGGTTCCGTTGCGGGAGCAGATCATCGAACGCGGTCAGCGGATACGTGCCCGGGCCGGACGGCGGGATGACGACTTCATCCAATTCCTGGCCGAGCGTGCGGAGATACCCCGTGAACGCGTCCACCGCGCCCTGGTGGAAGCGGCACCGGCGGATTCGGCAATCCTCACCCGCACCACCGCGGACCTGCAACGCCTTCTCCAAGTTTTACATTAA
- a CDS encoding stage II sporulation protein M, with the protein MTSGEFESRNAARWAEYESLVSMLEKGKRGPEAEKLPRLFRELSLDLSLAEERMYGPRITQRLNELVIRGYELIYQRRRGSWENVVRFIAVGFPRAVRADWRLFWMCNLVFWLPFFAMMLSAHHDIRWVQAVLGANGMAGMEQMYGGKEEQLSHLRSEYGSNFMMFCFYIYNNVAIDFRIFAGGMAAGVGTLFFLLFNGLHLGAAAGYVNHACNPESFWTFVSGHSSFELLGMIVSGMAGMRLGLAILRPGRLPRVRALVEAARQALPLIYGAAVMTTLAAVVEGFWSAQDMPSNLKYTVGIVGWLLHIAYFTLAGRRFGHAP; encoded by the coding sequence ATGACGTCGGGTGAATTCGAGAGCCGCAACGCCGCCCGCTGGGCGGAGTATGAATCCCTGGTGTCGATGCTGGAAAAAGGAAAACGCGGACCCGAGGCGGAGAAACTGCCACGGCTTTTCCGCGAACTCAGCCTGGATCTGTCGCTCGCGGAAGAACGCATGTATGGTCCCCGCATCACGCAGCGTCTGAATGAACTCGTCATTCGGGGTTACGAACTCATTTACCAGAGACGGCGCGGGAGCTGGGAGAATGTGGTGCGTTTCATCGCCGTGGGGTTTCCGCGTGCCGTGCGGGCCGACTGGCGCCTGTTCTGGATGTGCAACCTGGTTTTCTGGCTGCCGTTTTTCGCGATGATGCTCTCCGCACACCACGACATCCGCTGGGTGCAGGCTGTCCTGGGAGCCAATGGCATGGCGGGCATGGAGCAGATGTACGGTGGAAAGGAAGAACAGCTCAGCCACCTGCGGAGCGAGTATGGTTCGAATTTCATGATGTTCTGCTTCTACATCTATAACAATGTGGCCATCGATTTCCGCATCTTCGCCGGTGGCATGGCGGCGGGGGTGGGCACCTTGTTTTTCCTGCTGTTCAACGGCCTCCACCTCGGTGCCGCGGCAGGCTACGTGAACCACGCGTGCAATCCCGAGTCATTCTGGACGTTTGTCTCCGGCCATTCCTCGTTTGAACTTCTCGGCATGATCGTTTCCGGCATGGCGGGCATGCGCCTCGGTCTGGCGATCCTGCGGCCGGGAAGGCTGCCACGTGTGAGGGCGCTGGTCGAGGCGGCCCGGCAGGCGCTGCCGCTGATCTATGGCGCCGCCGTCATGACCACTCTCGCCGCGGTGGTGGAGGGGTTCTGGTCGGCGCAGGACATGCCTTCGAATCTGAAATACACCGTGGGCATCGTCGGCTGGTTGCTGCACATCGCCTATTTCACCCTTGCGGGAAGGAGGTTCGGGCATGCGCCTTGA
- a CDS encoding RDD family protein: MPEPEKLDTLQAVELAEGIEIRLRMAGPMLRASAYLVDFLIRGVILIVGGIAVSFAGIAMGGQVAQGVILLSWFLMDWLYPVVFEAGKRGATPGKRAMGLRVVQATGSPITLGQAVIRNFLRFIDGMPMFTYCFGLTSCMATKRFQRLGDLAAGTVVIYDRIPPQPMLPSPPPVVAVPLPVGLTADEMRALALFRDRAGLWSEGRREEIADQVSVLSGSSGVAGVDRLLAMAHWAQMGRGDK; this comes from the coding sequence ATGCCGGAGCCAGAAAAACTAGACACCTTGCAGGCGGTGGAACTCGCCGAGGGCATTGAGATCCGCCTGCGGATGGCGGGACCGATGTTGCGTGCGAGTGCCTATCTCGTCGATTTCCTGATCCGGGGTGTGATTCTGATCGTTGGCGGGATCGCTGTTTCATTCGCAGGCATCGCCATGGGCGGCCAGGTGGCGCAAGGGGTGATATTGTTATCCTGGTTCCTCATGGACTGGCTTTACCCCGTTGTTTTTGAAGCCGGAAAACGCGGAGCCACTCCCGGCAAGCGCGCGATGGGGCTGCGTGTGGTGCAAGCCACCGGTTCACCGATCACGCTCGGCCAGGCCGTGATCCGGAATTTCCTGCGTTTCATCGACGGCATGCCGATGTTCACCTACTGCTTCGGACTGACGAGCTGCATGGCGACGAAGCGTTTCCAGCGTCTCGGAGATCTTGCCGCTGGCACGGTGGTGATCTATGACCGCATCCCTCCGCAGCCGATGTTGCCCTCGCCGCCCCCGGTTGTCGCGGTGCCGCTGCCGGTCGGACTGACGGCGGATGAAATGAGGGCGTTGGCGTTGTTCCGTGATCGTGCGGGGTTGTGGTCGGAGGGGCGGCGCGAGGAGATCGCGGACCAGGTTTCCGTGCTCAGCGGCTCGAGCGGCGTGGCGGGCGTGGACCGCCTGCTGGCGATGGCGCACTGGGCGCAGATGGGAAGGGGGGATAAATGA
- a CDS encoding CHASE domain-containing protein — MPKSSNVPRLIVEILVIVGLCELLIVLFLPVIAPGVGMAQEVILHAAILILLAAPLIFWRSLVAYKASRETADPALPDPLTISWLPPAIILLAGFGFSLWAGYGVRKIGLDQARVRFDRVAERLSREVERRANLSVYGLNGARGMFVASKSVERDEFSRYVASRDLKKEFPGALGFGFIKRVPRAELDAFIAAERADNAPDFSVRTTGNAPDLYVVKFMDPIETNRSAWGYDSGSEPVRREAIERAVRTGLPSLTGRITLVQDTENHPGFLYLVPIYKNGTHPVTPEEREASLDGLVCAPLIINELFRGLLNFTENQVDVEVFDGISLTREHLLLDADDTLVGATDVPTAKPFGGRLFHRTLPVMIGGRPWSLVVTTSGKFEAGLDRTSPVLVVCGGMMITLLLAGVVLSLSRSRGRAVALAHEMTLHLRATEAEARKLARVASATNNGVVISDTEGRIDWINDGFTRITGYTLDEVKDQRLEDLFQGPLTDPDTLSTMRGGVSSHEGYKVELINYDKDGSAYWVEIEAQSLRDQSGVLTGFMAIESDISERKFAERKLLASEQQMVALTANAPGVFFQFEVTPEGHRAFTFISAGFRDVFCRDPEGVLANSSLLYVAVEEGHRERIHEGLEKAIAAVQPWSDTFPILRPDGTRRWINARSSASTRASGTKVWFGILADITELQEARQSAEQANIAKSQFLATMSHEIRTPMNGVIGMTSLLLDTQLTSEQREFTEIIRVSGENLLSLISDILDFSKIESGAMDLEREVFSVHECIETTLDLLSATAGKKGLDLLYEIGDGVPAEVRGDVTRVRQILVNLVGNALKFTEEGDVEVSVRVGETLENGRTELVFSVADTGIGIPGDAIGKLFQSFSQVDASTTRKYGGTGLGLAISRRLTELMGGRMWVESEPGVGSTFYFTVVAEWIAAGPRPYIGANSTSLRCKRLLVVDDNEHSRRILFTLAGKWGMSCTVVPDALEALEILRDNQRFDLAILDMQMPVMDGLMLATELRKLPAGASLPLVLLSSIGRPAAAYEPEMFSSVLTKPVKPSQLFDVIARLLGESGITSVPARENFIPAVAESRSERILLAEDNSVNQKVALHMLSRLGYRADVAGHGIEVLAACERRAYDIILMDVQMPEMDGLEATRRIKAAPGKPHHPWIIALTANAMDGDREVCVQAGMDDYLSKPIKKDELEVTLARAIAVIQSRQNPSS; from the coding sequence ATGCCGAAGTCATCGAATGTTCCCCGACTTATTGTCGAAATCCTTGTAATCGTTGGTCTTTGCGAGCTGCTGATCGTCCTCTTTCTCCCTGTGATCGCGCCGGGCGTTGGAATGGCACAGGAGGTGATCCTGCATGCGGCGATTCTGATACTGTTGGCCGCACCGCTGATATTCTGGCGAAGCCTGGTGGCCTACAAGGCAAGTCGCGAAACGGCGGACCCGGCCCTGCCGGATCCGCTGACCATCAGTTGGCTGCCTCCGGCGATCATCCTGCTTGCTGGATTCGGCTTTTCCCTCTGGGCGGGTTATGGAGTGAGAAAGATCGGGCTGGACCAGGCGCGCGTCCGCTTTGACCGGGTCGCCGAGAGACTCTCCCGCGAGGTGGAGCGGCGTGCGAATCTGAGCGTTTATGGACTCAATGGAGCCCGCGGCATGTTCGTGGCCAGCAAATCCGTCGAACGGGACGAGTTCAGCCGCTATGTGGCGTCCCGCGATCTGAAGAAGGAATTCCCGGGGGCGCTGGGCTTCGGTTTCATCAAACGCGTGCCCCGTGCCGAACTGGACGCGTTCATCGCGGCGGAACGTGCGGACAACGCGCCGGATTTTTCGGTCAGGACCACCGGAAACGCGCCGGATCTCTACGTGGTCAAGTTCATGGATCCGATCGAGACCAACCGTTCGGCCTGGGGCTATGACTCGGGCAGCGAGCCGGTCCGCCGGGAAGCCATCGAACGCGCTGTCCGGACCGGCCTGCCTTCCCTGACCGGACGTATCACCCTTGTCCAGGATACCGAGAACCATCCGGGCTTTCTCTATCTGGTCCCGATCTATAAAAACGGCACCCACCCGGTCACACCGGAAGAGCGCGAGGCGTCCCTTGACGGTCTGGTCTGTGCGCCACTGATCATCAACGAACTGTTCCGGGGGCTCCTGAATTTTACGGAAAACCAGGTTGATGTGGAAGTCTTCGACGGTATCTCGCTGACCCGGGAGCACCTCCTTCTCGATGCCGACGACACGCTTGTAGGAGCGACCGACGTGCCGACTGCCAAGCCGTTTGGCGGACGTTTGTTTCACCGCACCCTCCCGGTCATGATCGGCGGGCGGCCATGGAGCCTTGTCGTCACCACGAGCGGGAAGTTCGAGGCCGGCCTGGACCGCACCAGTCCGGTGCTGGTCGTTTGTGGCGGCATGATGATCACCCTGCTGCTGGCGGGGGTGGTGTTGTCGCTTTCCCGGAGCCGCGGGCGGGCGGTGGCGCTCGCACATGAAATGACTCTCCATCTTCGAGCGACCGAGGCCGAGGCTCGCAAGCTCGCCCGCGTTGCCAGTGCCACGAACAACGGGGTGGTCATCAGCGACACCGAGGGCCGCATCGATTGGATCAACGACGGTTTCACGCGCATCACCGGTTATACATTGGACGAGGTGAAAGATCAGCGTCTGGAGGATTTGTTCCAAGGGCCGCTTACCGACCCCGACACCCTCTCGACCATGCGCGGAGGGGTGTCCTCCCACGAGGGATACAAGGTCGAGCTCATCAACTATGACAAGGACGGCAGTGCCTACTGGGTGGAGATCGAAGCCCAGTCCCTGCGGGACCAGTCCGGCGTCCTGACCGGTTTCATGGCCATTGAGAGCGACATCAGCGAACGCAAGTTCGCCGAGCGGAAACTCCTGGCCAGCGAGCAACAGATGGTCGCTCTCACCGCGAACGCGCCAGGCGTGTTTTTCCAGTTCGAGGTGACTCCCGAAGGCCATCGTGCGTTCACCTTCATCAGTGCTGGCTTCCGCGACGTGTTCTGTCGCGATCCCGAAGGCGTGCTTGCGAATTCCTCGCTGCTCTATGTTGCTGTGGAGGAGGGCCACCGCGAGCGCATCCACGAGGGGTTGGAGAAAGCCATTGCCGCCGTTCAGCCTTGGTCCGACACCTTCCCGATCCTGCGCCCGGATGGAACGCGCCGCTGGATCAACGCCCGCTCCTCGGCCTCGACACGGGCCAGCGGCACGAAGGTGTGGTTCGGCATTCTGGCCGACATCACCGAGCTCCAGGAGGCCCGGCAATCCGCCGAACAGGCCAACATCGCGAAGAGCCAGTTCCTCGCGACCATGAGCCACGAGATCCGCACCCCGATGAACGGGGTCATCGGAATGACCTCGCTGCTCCTGGACACCCAGCTCACCTCCGAGCAGAGGGAATTCACCGAAATCATCCGCGTGAGCGGCGAGAACCTCCTGTCGCTCATCAGCGACATTCTGGATTTCTCCAAGATCGAATCCGGGGCGATGGATCTCGAACGCGAGGTGTTCAGCGTGCACGAGTGCATCGAGACCACCTTGGACCTGCTCTCCGCCACCGCCGGCAAGAAGGGCCTCGATCTCCTCTACGAAATCGGTGACGGCGTGCCTGCCGAGGTCCGGGGCGATGTCACCCGCGTACGGCAGATCCTTGTCAACCTGGTCGGAAACGCCCTCAAGTTCACCGAAGAGGGGGACGTGGAAGTCAGCGTCCGTGTCGGCGAGACTTTGGAGAATGGCAGGACCGAACTCGTCTTCTCGGTGGCCGACACCGGCATCGGCATCCCTGGGGATGCGATCGGAAAACTCTTCCAGTCGTTCAGCCAGGTGGATGCGTCCACCACGCGCAAATACGGTGGCACGGGCCTCGGCCTCGCCATCAGCAGACGCCTTACCGAGCTCATGGGAGGAAGGATGTGGGTGGAGAGCGAGCCGGGTGTCGGTTCCACCTTCTATTTCACGGTGGTTGCCGAATGGATCGCCGCCGGCCCGCGCCCATACATCGGTGCCAATTCCACCAGCCTCCGCTGCAAGCGTCTGCTCGTGGTGGACGACAACGAACACAGCCGGCGCATCCTTTTCACCCTCGCAGGAAAGTGGGGGATGTCCTGCACCGTTGTTCCCGATGCGTTGGAGGCATTGGAAATATTGCGGGACAACCAGCGTTTCGACCTCGCGATCCTCGACATGCAGATGCCCGTGATGGACGGCCTCATGCTCGCCACCGAACTTCGGAAGCTTCCTGCCGGGGCCTCGCTTCCGCTCGTGCTGCTTTCATCGATCGGCCGTCCCGCCGCTGCCTATGAACCGGAGATGTTTTCATCCGTGCTGACCAAACCGGTCAAGCCCTCGCAACTGTTCGACGTGATCGCACGACTGCTCGGCGAGAGCGGTATCACCTCGGTTCCCGCCAGGGAAAATTTCATCCCGGCGGTTGCCGAATCGCGCTCCGAACGCATCCTCCTTGCCGAGGACAACTCGGTGAACCAGAAGGTCGCCCTCCACATGCTGTCACGTCTCGGCTACCGGGCGGACGTCGCCGGTCACGGAATCGAGGTGCTCGCCGCGTGCGAACGCCGCGCCTATGACATCATCCTGATGGACGTGCAGATGCCCGAGATGGACGGCTTGGAAGCAACCCGGCGGATCAAGGCTGCTCCTGGAAAACCCCATCACCCCTGGATCATTGCCCTGACCGCCAATGCCATGGATGGTGACCGCGAGGTATGCGTGCAGGCCGGGATGGACGACTACCTGAGCAAGCCCATCAAAAAGGATGAACTGGAGGTCACCCTCGCGCGCGCCATCGCCGTCATCCAGTCACGGCAGAATCCTTCCAGTTGA
- a CDS encoding L,D-transpeptidase family protein, with protein MSCTTVPELGGLMDRGGTSGRRIVVSLKSQQATLYHQGKVVAVAPISSGREGKDTPVGRYSVIQKSPDHRSSIYGNYVRNGKVVKENVDNRKTPRPAGSKFEGVPMPYFLRFTGAYGLHAGNVPGYPASSGCVRLPKRHAKRFYDAVRIGTPVVVQR; from the coding sequence ATGAGTTGCACGACCGTGCCGGAACTGGGAGGCTTGATGGACCGGGGCGGCACAAGCGGGCGGCGCATCGTGGTGAGCCTCAAGTCCCAGCAGGCGACTCTCTATCATCAGGGGAAAGTCGTGGCGGTCGCTCCCATATCCTCCGGCCGGGAGGGCAAGGACACCCCTGTCGGAAGATACAGCGTCATTCAGAAAAGCCCGGACCATCGCTCCTCGATCTATGGGAACTACGTGAGGAACGGCAAGGTCGTGAAGGAAAACGTGGACAACCGCAAGACCCCGCGTCCCGCCGGTAGCAAATTCGAAGGCGTGCCGATGCCGTATTTCCTGCGCTTCACGGGTGCCTACGGACTTCATGCGGGGAACGTCCCTGGTTATCCCGCATCCAGCGGCTGTGTCCGCCTCCCCAAGCGCCATGCCAAACGTTTCTACGATGCCGTCAGAATCGGAACCCCTGTGGTCGTCCAACGGTGA
- a CDS encoding RNA polymerase sigma factor has protein sequence MQEIADEQIQRHLDIIYRTDSGRILATLIRLLGDFDRAEDAMHDAFAVALERWPRDGVPENPRAWLVSTGRFKAVDGLRRRARFDAAQEKIAEQLESRADATADGTDESVGDDRLRLIFTCCHPALAQDARVALTLREICGLTTEEIARAFLTPAPTLAQRIVRAKGKIRDERIPYQIPSEEELPGRLGPVLQVIYLVFNEGYHASSGDSLLRTDLSDEAIRLGRLLLELLPEPEVTGLLALMLLQGSRRAARTTADGELVLLEHQDRTLWDHGQIAEGVALVERALSSRRFGSHTLQAAIAAVHAEAPDAASTDWAQIVALYTELARITPSPVVELNRAVAVAMRDGPEPGIRLIDKLLVEGGLDTYPLAHAARADLYRRLGNKEEARTSYERALALTDMPPQRRFLEKRLRELEEK, from the coding sequence ATGCAGGAAATCGCAGACGAACAGATCCAGCGGCATCTGGACATCATCTACCGCACGGATTCCGGTCGCATCCTCGCCACTCTCATCCGCCTGCTAGGGGATTTCGACAGGGCGGAGGACGCCATGCACGATGCCTTCGCCGTGGCGCTGGAACGTTGGCCCCGGGATGGCGTCCCGGAGAATCCCCGCGCATGGCTGGTATCCACGGGCAGGTTCAAGGCGGTTGACGGATTGCGCCGGCGCGCGCGGTTCGATGCCGCGCAGGAAAAAATCGCGGAGCAATTGGAGAGCAGGGCCGATGCGACGGCGGATGGAACGGACGAAAGTGTCGGGGACGACCGTCTGCGCCTCATCTTCACCTGCTGCCATCCCGCTCTGGCGCAGGATGCCCGCGTGGCACTGACGCTGCGTGAAATCTGCGGTTTGACGACGGAGGAAATCGCCCGCGCATTCCTCACGCCGGCTCCCACGCTCGCCCAGCGGATCGTCCGGGCGAAGGGGAAGATCCGTGACGAACGCATCCCTTACCAGATCCCATCCGAAGAAGAGCTGCCCGGGCGGCTGGGACCCGTGCTGCAGGTGATTTATCTGGTATTCAACGAAGGATACCATGCCTCGTCCGGCGACTCGTTGCTACGGACGGATCTGTCGGATGAAGCCATCCGGCTCGGACGCCTGCTGCTGGAGCTTCTTCCGGAACCGGAGGTGACGGGCCTGCTCGCCCTCATGCTCCTGCAAGGATCCCGCCGTGCCGCCCGGACCACCGCCGATGGCGAACTGGTTTTGCTGGAGCATCAGGACCGCACGTTGTGGGATCACGGCCAAATCGCGGAAGGGGTGGCGCTCGTCGAGCGGGCACTCTCTTCACGCCGTTTCGGCTCCCACACCTTGCAGGCGGCGATCGCGGCGGTGCATGCCGAAGCTCCTGATGCGGCCTCCACCGACTGGGCGCAGATCGTGGCCCTCTACACAGAACTGGCCCGCATCACCCCCTCTCCGGTCGTGGAACTGAACCGTGCCGTGGCCGTCGCCATGCGCGACGGGCCGGAACCGGGAATCCGGTTGATCGACAAGCTGCTTGTCGAAGGAGGACTGGATACATACCCCCTCGCCCATGCGGCGCGGGCGGATCTATATCGGCGGCTGGGGAACAAGGAGGAGGCGCGGACTTCTTACGAACGCGCGCTGGCCCTCACGGACATGCCGCCCCAGCGCCGTTTCCTCGAAAAAAGGCTGCGGGAGCTGGAGGAAAAATAA
- a CDS encoding YciI family protein has protein sequence MRFMVLVKATKNSESGAPPSPETLEMITAMGRFNEELEHAGVLLAADGLQPSSKGARVTFSGIRRTVTDGPFAETKELVAGFWIWKCDSLQEAIEWAKRCPNPMPGEESDIEIRPIHEFDEFLAEFAPDLRKEMETTDGQAPE, from the coding sequence ATGAGATTCATGGTCCTTGTCAAAGCTACGAAAAACTCGGAGTCCGGCGCACCGCCCTCTCCCGAAACACTCGAAATGATCACCGCGATGGGACGGTTCAACGAGGAACTGGAACATGCCGGAGTTCTCCTGGCCGCCGATGGGCTGCAACCCAGCTCGAAAGGTGCCCGTGTGACCTTTTCCGGAATCCGGCGCACCGTGACCGACGGACCGTTCGCCGAAACCAAGGAGCTGGTCGCCGGATTCTGGATCTGGAAATGCGATTCGCTGCAGGAGGCGATCGAATGGGCCAAACGTTGTCCGAATCCGATGCCAGGCGAGGAGTCGGACATCGAAATCCGTCCGATCCACGAATTCGATGAATTCCTCGCCGAGTTCGCCCCGGACCTTCGCAAGGAAATGGAGACGACAGACGGACAAGCGCCCGAATGA
- a CDS encoding YciI family protein produces MKYICLGYIEPNKPLNMPEHEWHAMADECFSYDDELRKNGHFAGGHALQPPETAITLRWKEGKASVTDGPYAETKEQLGGILILEARDLNHAIQLMSKHPGVKAGPFEIRPAADLSAMISESEKRRAGM; encoded by the coding sequence ATGAAATACATCTGCCTTGGATACATCGAACCGAACAAACCCCTGAACATGCCCGAACACGAGTGGCACGCGATGGCGGACGAATGCTTCAGCTACGACGATGAGCTGAGGAAGAACGGCCACTTCGCCGGCGGCCATGCGCTGCAGCCGCCCGAAACCGCCATCACCCTGCGCTGGAAGGAAGGAAAGGCGTCCGTCACCGACGGACCCTACGCCGAGACCAAGGAGCAACTCGGCGGCATCCTTATCCTCGAAGCCCGCGACCTGAACCACGCCATCCAGCTCATGTCGAAGCACCCGGGCGTGAAGGCGGGTCCTTTCGAAATTCGTCCCGCGGCGGATCTTTCGGCAATGATCAGCGAAAGCGAAAAGCGGCGTGCGGGTATGTGA
- a CDS encoding arabinan endo-1,5-alpha-L-arabinosidase, giving the protein MTPSPFRFLPLTLLAAGSLTGWLAAAEVPKEGPGGPLEVTASRGVTARDPSTIVRDGDTFWIFYSGHGVPSLHSKDLVTWERGPSVFKEAPAWISKEVPANDGEYWAPDLMKVGGRYLLYYSISSMNAMHSAIGLATTPTLDPESPDFKWKDEGPVVQSREGGDFNTIDPAVFQDDDGKVWLSFGSQWSGLKLVELDPATGKRLKPDEAMTSIADGDPIEGAYIYKRKGFYYLFVNRGTCCSGADSTYHITVGRSKDIKGPYIAKDDAPMLEGGGTLVLATKTGTLIGAGHAGIIEKDGKSWFSCHFEADERMSGKATVGVMPLQWSEDGWPEVLPPDKTK; this is encoded by the coding sequence ATGACACCTTCCCCGTTCCGTTTCCTTCCTCTCACCCTGCTGGCCGCCGGTTCGCTCACCGGCTGGCTGGCAGCGGCGGAAGTCCCTAAAGAAGGCCCCGGCGGCCCGCTGGAAGTCACCGCCAGCCGTGGGGTCACCGCCCGTGATCCCTCGACCATCGTCCGTGATGGCGACACCTTCTGGATCTTCTACAGCGGACACGGCGTGCCATCGCTGCATTCGAAGGATCTGGTGACATGGGAACGCGGCCCGTCCGTTTTCAAGGAAGCACCCGCCTGGATTTCCAAAGAGGTTCCGGCGAATGATGGCGAGTATTGGGCACCCGACCTGATGAAGGTCGGCGGGCGCTATTTGTTGTATTACTCGATTTCCAGCATGAACGCGATGCACTCCGCCATCGGCCTCGCGACGACCCCCACACTGGACCCGGAGAGCCCGGACTTCAAATGGAAGGACGAGGGGCCGGTGGTCCAGTCGCGGGAGGGCGGCGATTTCAACACCATCGATCCCGCTGTTTTCCAGGATGATGATGGCAAGGTCTGGCTGTCCTTCGGCTCGCAATGGAGCGGGCTGAAATTGGTGGAGCTCGATCCAGCGACGGGCAAACGCCTGAAGCCGGACGAAGCGATGACCTCGATCGCCGATGGAGACCCCATCGAGGGAGCCTACATTTACAAGCGCAAGGGCTTCTACTACCTCTTTGTCAACCGTGGTACCTGCTGCTCCGGAGCAGACAGCACCTATCACATCACCGTCGGGCGCAGCAAGGACATCAAAGGACCGTATATCGCCAAAGATGACGCACCGATGCTCGAAGGCGGTGGCACATTGGTACTCGCGACGAAGACCGGCACCCTCATCGGCGCGGGACACGCCGGCATCATCGAAAAGGACGGCAAGAGCTGGTTCAGCTGCCACTTTGAGGCGGACGAGCGCATGAGCGGCAAGGCCACCGTCGGAGTGATGCCTCTCCAATGGAGCGAGGACGGCTGGCCGGAAGTCCTGCCGCCGGACAAAACCAAGTGA
- a CDS encoding DUF1697 domain-containing protein, whose amino-acid sequence MKPVVHLILFRGVGGKTQLPTKPLREKLLEAGFENVATYINSGNAIVRSRMRRDQVVSTVAAICRKEFDFDKAIFAPTLGEWDELIAANPFPEAAAEAPTTVHAALLDAVPAGENLARLLAVASEGEEIRVIGKVAYLHTPNGFGRSKLAEKFDKWIAVTNTARNWNTVLKLSELGHACGEKP is encoded by the coding sequence ATGAAACCCGTCGTCCATCTCATCCTCTTCCGTGGTGTGGGCGGGAAAACCCAGCTTCCCACCAAGCCATTGCGCGAAAAACTCCTTGAGGCGGGTTTTGAAAACGTGGCCACCTATATCAACAGCGGGAACGCGATCGTCCGCAGCCGGATGCGCCGGGACCAGGTGGTTTCCACCGTCGCGGCGATCTGCCGTAAGGAGTTCGATTTCGACAAGGCCATCTTTGCTCCCACGCTCGGCGAGTGGGATGAGCTTATCGCGGCGAATCCATTCCCCGAGGCCGCCGCGGAAGCACCGACCACGGTCCATGCGGCCTTGCTCGACGCGGTGCCCGCAGGGGAAAACCTCGCGCGATTGCTCGCCGTGGCCTCGGAAGGAGAAGAAATCCGGGTGATCGGGAAAGTTGCCTACCTCCATACGCCAAACGGATTCGGAAGGAGCAAGCTGGCGGAGAAGTTCGACAAATGGATCGCCGTGACCAACACCGCGCGGAACTGGAATACCGTGCTCAAGCTTTCGGAACTCGGGCATGCCTGCGGTGAAAAGCCGTGA